A genomic stretch from Sphingobacterium sp. ML3W includes:
- a CDS encoding DUF4290 domain-containing protein, whose product MNFDYNSTRPKLILAEYGRNVQNMVDYICSLPTKEERNKHAQIVIDMMGVLNPHLRDVSDFKHKLWDHLQIISDFKLDIDSPYPIATAKSVKHEVEHLGYPQHSIKFKHYGFTVEKMIDKALKVTDEPKREQMVIGIANFMKMAYVTWNKDSVSDELIIQDLKELSGYQLTLPEGTVLTKLDFKTPPPGNRIKGPTTSNSGGNNNSNSNNNSSSGYQSKGGGGSGKPRMSNNNNNMKRNNFGSNSSNNNNNNNRNRKPQNNYNNKRG is encoded by the coding sequence ATGAACTTTGACTACAACAGCACTAGGCCAAAATTGATCCTTGCAGAATATGGCCGCAATGTGCAAAATATGGTAGATTACATCTGTAGTTTACCCACAAAGGAAGAAAGAAATAAACATGCCCAGATCGTGATCGACATGATGGGAGTGTTGAATCCACATTTAAGAGACGTTTCAGATTTTAAGCATAAACTTTGGGATCACTTACAGATTATCTCTGATTTTAAGCTTGATATCGACTCGCCATATCCTATTGCCACAGCAAAAAGTGTTAAACACGAAGTTGAACACTTAGGCTATCCACAACATTCGATTAAATTCAAACACTATGGATTTACAGTGGAGAAAATGATCGATAAGGCGTTGAAGGTAACTGATGAACCTAAGCGCGAGCAGATGGTTATCGGCATCGCTAATTTTATGAAAATGGCATACGTCACTTGGAACAAGGATTCAGTATCTGATGAATTGATTATTCAGGATCTGAAAGAATTGTCAGGATATCAATTAACTTTACCTGAAGGTACGGTATTGACTAAACTTGATTTTAAAACCCCGCCTCCAGGAAATCGTATCAAAGGTCCTACAACGAGCAACTCTGGTGGAAACAATAATAGCAATAGCAACAATAATAGCTCTTCAGGTTATCAGTCGAAAGGCGGCGGTGGTAGTGGTAAGCCTCGTATGTCAAATAACAATAACAATATGAAGCGTAACAACTTTGGTAGCAATAGCAGTAACAATAATAACAACAACAATAGAAATAGAAAACCTCAAAATAATTACAATAATAAAAGAGGCTAG
- the radC gene encoding DNA repair protein RadC, which produces MSNLHKLVIREWSEADRPREKLLNLGRRALSDAELLAILIGSGSMDESAVELCRRILADANNSLDTVSKMEVSELSRYKGIGEAKAISIIAALELGRRKKGSPVEEKKILNSSKRVYDFMKPILQDLPHEEFWTLYLNTGCKLLDQQLIGRGGNDFTPVDVRIILRNALAIKAHSIVLIHNHPSGTLQPSNADRILTQKIVEASKIMDIRVNDHLIFTDNGYYSFRDEDIIE; this is translated from the coding sequence ATGTCAAATCTGCACAAATTAGTTATCAGGGAATGGTCTGAGGCGGATCGACCCCGCGAAAAATTATTAAATTTAGGACGGAGGGCCCTTTCCGATGCAGAGTTATTGGCAATATTGATCGGGTCTGGCTCAATGGACGAAAGTGCAGTGGAGCTATGCCGACGTATATTGGCCGATGCGAACAATAGCTTAGACACAGTCTCGAAGATGGAAGTCAGTGAATTGAGTCGATATAAAGGTATTGGTGAGGCTAAAGCCATCTCGATTATTGCAGCGTTGGAGCTGGGGAGACGTAAGAAGGGGTCCCCAGTAGAAGAAAAGAAGATCTTAAATAGCAGCAAGCGCGTGTATGATTTTATGAAACCCATTCTACAGGATTTACCACATGAGGAGTTTTGGACACTATATCTGAATACTGGATGCAAATTATTGGATCAACAGCTCATTGGTCGTGGTGGAAATGATTTTACACCGGTAGATGTTCGAATCATCCTAAGAAATGCCCTCGCAATAAAAGCACATTCTATCGTATTGATTCACAACCATCCTTCTGGGACTTTGCAACCCAGTAATGCTGACAGAATTCTGACGCAAAAAATTGTCGAAGCATCAAAAATTATGGATATTAGGGTAAATGATCACCTGATCTTTACAGACAATGGATATTATAGCTTCAGAGATGAAGATATAATCGAATAG
- a CDS encoding DUF5606 domain-containing protein, translated as MNLRALVSVTGKPGLFKLVGQNKGGFILETLDQAKIKSIVSLSSTKMATLEDITIYGEEEEIRLLDIFETIKEKGLTLPDTKSDGATLRDFFREVAPGHDESRVYTSDIKKVITWYNIIKEFPLFEEEAPAPLV; from the coding sequence ATGAATTTAAGAGCATTAGTATCTGTAACTGGTAAACCAGGATTGTTCAAGTTGGTTGGACAAAATAAAGGTGGTTTTATTTTAGAAACCCTTGATCAAGCGAAAATTAAGTCGATAGTAAGTTTATCTTCGACAAAAATGGCTACATTGGAAGATATCACCATTTATGGTGAAGAAGAAGAAATCCGTCTTTTAGATATTTTCGAAACCATTAAAGAAAAAGGTCTAACATTACCGGACACAAAATCGGATGGTGCTACATTGCGGGATTTCTTCCGTGAAGTTGCTCCTGGCCATGATGAATCTCGTGTATATACATCAGACATCAAGAAAGTTATTACTTGGTACAATATTATCAAGGAATTCCCTTTATTTGAAGAAGAAGCACCAGCTCCTTTGGTATAA
- the murA gene encoding UDP-N-acetylglucosamine 1-carboxyvinyltransferase: MNAFEIIGGKPLKGEIIPQGAKNEALQILSAVLLTEEPMTISNIPDIKDVNKLIDLLAALGVKIDRIDKDTYVFEAKDINIDYFQSPEFKEKGGGLRGSIMIVGPLLARFGKAAIPKPGGDKIGRRRLDTHFLGFEKLGAKFVYDAATHFFNVDATELKGNYILLDEASVTGTANIVMAAVLAKGVTTIYNAACEPYLQQLCKMLNRMGAKISGIGSNLLTIEGVQRLGGTSHRMLPDMIEIGSFIGLAAMTGSEITIKDVCFQELGVIPSVFSRLGIQFELRGDDIFIPAQDSYEIDTFIDGSILTISDAPWPGFTPDLLSIILVVATQAKGNVLIHQKMFESRLFFVDKLIDMGAQIILCDPHRATVIGMNKSHSLKGIEMTSPDIRAGVSLLIAALSAKGKSVIHNIEQIERGYQDIEERLRKLGADIKRVDVEPKGH, translated from the coding sequence ATGAATGCATTTGAAATAATCGGTGGAAAACCGTTAAAGGGAGAGATTATTCCTCAGGGAGCAAAAAATGAAGCTTTACAAATTCTGTCAGCGGTTTTACTGACTGAGGAACCCATGACCATCAGTAATATTCCCGATATTAAGGATGTCAATAAGTTAATTGATTTGTTGGCCGCATTGGGTGTTAAAATTGATCGAATAGATAAAGATACGTACGTTTTTGAAGCGAAAGATATTAATATAGATTATTTCCAATCACCTGAATTTAAAGAAAAAGGTGGCGGCTTACGTGGATCCATTATGATTGTAGGGCCGTTACTGGCTCGATTCGGAAAGGCTGCCATCCCTAAACCAGGAGGTGATAAAATTGGCCGTAGACGTTTGGATACTCACTTTCTAGGTTTCGAAAAACTAGGCGCTAAATTCGTTTACGATGCTGCCACACATTTCTTTAATGTGGATGCAACAGAGTTAAAAGGTAATTATATCTTATTGGACGAAGCTTCTGTGACTGGTACGGCAAATATCGTTATGGCTGCTGTATTGGCCAAAGGAGTAACAACGATCTACAACGCTGCATGTGAACCTTATTTGCAACAGCTTTGTAAAATGTTGAATCGCATGGGCGCTAAGATATCAGGTATTGGATCCAATTTGTTGACCATTGAGGGGGTACAACGTCTTGGTGGAACGTCACATCGCATGTTGCCTGATATGATCGAAATCGGCTCTTTTATAGGCTTAGCAGCAATGACCGGCTCAGAAATTACTATTAAAGATGTTTGTTTCCAAGAATTGGGTGTAATTCCATCGGTATTCTCCCGTTTGGGTATTCAGTTTGAATTGCGTGGGGATGATATTTTTATTCCAGCGCAGGATTCTTACGAAATTGATACTTTTATAGATGGCTCTATCTTGACAATCTCGGATGCACCATGGCCAGGGTTTACACCGGATCTATTGAGTATCATTCTCGTGGTAGCAACACAAGCGAAAGGCAATGTATTGATTCACCAAAAGATGTTTGAAAGCAGATTGTTCTTTGTCGATAAATTGATCGATATGGGGGCACAGATCATTTTGTGTGATCCACATCGTGCTACAGTAATTGGTATGAATAAATCGCATTCTTTGAAAGGTATCGAAATGACATCTCCAGATATTCGTGCGGGAGTATCCTTATTGATCGCAGCATTATCGGCGAAAGGAAAATCTGTGATCCATAATATCGAACAGATCGAACGTGGATATCAAGATATCGAGGAGCGTCTACGTAAACTAGGGGCAGATATCAAACGTGTAGATGTGGAACCGAAAGGCCACTAG
- a CDS encoding class I SAM-dependent methyltransferase, giving the protein MNKNSIERFTDRVVDYEKFRPNYPKEIIQILKEKIGLDKKWLVADIGSGTGLSTQLFLENGNDVFAVEPNREMRESLIHHFKTYRNLIALNATAEDTSIESGCVDLIFAGQSFHWFDRKASYNEFNRILTKTGHIVLVWNQRDPADAFQQEYEQFLRNHIPNYQSVSHKNITDDDLRSFFADRPMTKVSLPNQQVFDLKSFLGRVRSSSYFPKEGDENKSLYDDLRLLFEKYAISQRIVFRYITEIFIS; this is encoded by the coding sequence ATGAACAAAAATAGTATTGAGCGATTTACAGACCGGGTTGTGGATTATGAAAAATTTAGACCCAATTATCCAAAGGAAATTATTCAGATTCTTAAAGAAAAGATAGGTTTGGATAAGAAATGGCTGGTTGCGGATATTGGTAGTGGCACAGGTTTATCAACACAGCTGTTTTTAGAAAATGGAAATGATGTCTTTGCTGTTGAGCCCAACCGGGAGATGCGGGAATCTTTAATACACCATTTTAAAACCTATCGGAATTTAATTGCATTAAATGCAACCGCTGAAGATACATCCATAGAATCGGGTTGTGTGGATTTAATTTTCGCCGGACAGTCTTTTCATTGGTTCGATCGGAAAGCCAGTTACAACGAATTCAATCGTATTCTTACAAAAACTGGTCATATCGTCTTGGTGTGGAATCAACGTGATCCAGCGGATGCTTTCCAGCAGGAATATGAACAGTTTTTGCGTAATCATATCCCTAATTATCAATCTGTCAGTCATAAAAATATAACTGATGACGACCTTCGGAGTTTTTTTGCGGATAGGCCAATGACGAAAGTGTCCTTACCTAACCAGCAGGTATTCGACCTAAAATCGTTTCTGGGAAGGGTAAGATCATCCTCTTATTTTCCTAAAGAAGGAGATGAAAATAAAAGTTTATACGATGACCTTCGCCTATTGTTTGAAAAGTATGCAATTTCTCAACGTATCGTGTTTAGATATATTACTGAAATCTTTATCAGCTAA
- a CDS encoding peptidylprolyl isomerase: MSKAIIKTEKGDMTVDFYTADAPNTVANFIKLAKSGYYDGLAFHRVIPDFVIQGGCPNSREGAAGIPGTGGPGYKIDCELTGENQYHDRGVLSMAHAGRNTGGSQFFICHSRNNTAHLDRNHTCFGKVIENVDLVDDIRQGDRILSIEVIED; this comes from the coding sequence ATGAGTAAAGCGATTATTAAAACAGAAAAAGGCGACATGACTGTGGATTTCTACACAGCTGATGCTCCAAATACAGTAGCAAATTTTATTAAACTTGCTAAATCAGGTTATTATGATGGTTTGGCTTTTCACCGTGTTATCCCTGATTTTGTTATTCAAGGTGGTTGCCCAAATTCACGTGAAGGTGCTGCAGGCATTCCTGGAACAGGTGGTCCTGGTTATAAAATCGATTGTGAATTAACTGGAGAGAATCAATATCATGACAGAGGTGTATTGTCAATGGCGCATGCGGGTCGCAATACAGGTGGTTCTCAATTTTTCATTTGCCACAGCCGCAATAATACAGCCCACTTAGACCGTAATCATACTTGTTTCGGAAAAGTAATTGAGAATGTTGATTTGGTAGATGATATTAGACAAGGAGACCGTATTTTATCAATTGAAGTAATCGAAGATTAA
- a CDS encoding DEAD/DEAH box helicase, whose protein sequence is MDFHQHTLTTIDFGTVSRYSYFPWMDTTLANIQINVLEMEFNQATFHVVESYTNFQVMVIYKSPVTSLFCNCAQKGFCTHQKAALTKLFGQENWLSFFDFNRYRNLLKKAAVQYGLENEQALETYFSAQVKDGDLQFVLKDKHLTSIDDFDLLEPNASPSKPSSEQQHSFIVLTRNRYYKQLQVLLCQAPHSKSGMPKNPISVIESQTRIWQTDSIEETQFFAAIYQLAQPLQQADVAIERSLRAIAKNPLVLNFYLHDYEKAENITATSLFPIQISLNKGEIKLLVEQNDAFYIIKGELSIHGIAYELQDLSILFDHFILIKKHLYLVENKLHLKLIRLFGNKGNQLRIHRNKFKEFNELFLEPLANSVVLNFKDIPKASKPQLKENLYYQDMQALLFIEESEDFVNIIPVMRYGDVEVPILSKRSIFGTDAKGSQFLVERKKEIETRVISLLLKQHTYFQEQLDDDSFQHLYLHRKYFLDKDWFLNAFDEWHNQGIQIIGFNTLRGNKLSRFKGKIQIEVLSGQNWFNANIQVKFGPKSVSLKKLEKAVRNRSQFINLDDGTLGILPEEWLEKFEAYFNAAEIIEDELIQIPKYKFSEIDLLFDKKELDQEVSAEVSYLKNQLSSLATCPPVELPDIFVGDLRTYQLQGLQWLNFLDQLNFGACLADDMGLGKTVQILAFLATQKAKGISAPTLLVLPTTLIFNWKHEIQQFLPSFNILILEGPNRSDITDQFEELDIVLISYHNLLTDINRLKKLTFNYVVLDESQHIKNPDSQRYKAVNLLQSRNRIILTGTPIENNTMDLFAQLSFTVPGLLGNKKYFKDVYTTPIDAFHDRKRKRILKEKIKPFILRRTKQDVLDDLPVKNELVLYCEMKTAQRRIYDLYEKEFREFISAKDGDEIKKSPMHVLKGLTKLRQICNSSKLLQSEDLTSAEDSAKIEMLVEQIQHKKDQHKIIVFSQFVSMLRLIKEALDKNGILSLTLTGQSRNRGQLVSDFQTDQNIHVFLISLKAGGTGLNLTAADVVYLVDPWWNPAVEQQAIDRIYRIGQRKNVTAVRLISPNTVEDKIQTLQQHKKEISSTILEDGGSLNAFYLDKEYLLKILR, encoded by the coding sequence ATGGATTTCCATCAACATACATTGACAACAATAGATTTCGGCACAGTAAGCCGTTACTCTTATTTTCCCTGGATGGATACCACCTTGGCAAATATCCAAATCAATGTCCTGGAGATGGAATTCAATCAAGCTACCTTTCACGTGGTCGAGAGCTATACGAATTTTCAGGTGATGGTTATTTACAAATCGCCTGTAACTTCACTTTTCTGCAACTGTGCGCAGAAAGGCTTTTGTACTCACCAGAAGGCGGCCTTAACTAAACTATTCGGCCAAGAAAATTGGTTATCTTTTTTCGACTTCAACCGTTATCGAAATCTACTAAAAAAGGCCGCTGTTCAGTATGGTTTAGAAAATGAGCAAGCGCTGGAAACCTATTTTTCGGCACAAGTTAAAGATGGAGATCTACAATTCGTCTTAAAAGACAAACACTTGACCTCCATAGATGATTTTGATCTACTGGAACCAAATGCAAGTCCCTCTAAACCTTCAAGTGAACAGCAGCATAGTTTTATTGTACTAACCCGCAATCGCTATTATAAGCAATTACAAGTCTTGTTATGCCAAGCGCCACATTCGAAATCGGGTATGCCTAAAAACCCTATTTCCGTCATCGAAAGTCAAACCCGTATCTGGCAAACTGATTCCATCGAAGAAACCCAGTTTTTTGCAGCGATCTACCAGCTTGCCCAACCTTTGCAACAAGCGGATGTCGCTATTGAACGCAGTTTGCGTGCTATTGCCAAAAATCCGCTGGTCCTGAATTTCTACCTCCACGATTATGAAAAAGCAGAAAATATAACGGCTACTTCGTTATTTCCGATTCAGATCAGTTTGAACAAGGGAGAGATTAAATTGTTAGTCGAGCAAAATGACGCATTCTATATTATAAAAGGGGAATTATCCATTCACGGTATCGCTTACGAGCTACAGGATCTGAGCATTCTGTTTGACCACTTTATCTTGATAAAAAAGCACCTCTACCTTGTTGAAAATAAACTTCACCTCAAGCTGATTCGCTTATTTGGAAACAAAGGAAATCAACTGCGCATACACCGCAACAAGTTTAAAGAGTTTAACGAGCTATTCCTAGAACCCCTCGCCAATTCAGTCGTGTTAAATTTCAAGGATATCCCCAAGGCCAGCAAACCACAGTTGAAGGAAAATCTCTACTATCAGGATATGCAAGCACTCCTTTTCATTGAGGAATCGGAAGACTTTGTCAACATTATACCTGTCATGCGTTATGGCGATGTTGAAGTGCCAATTTTGAGTAAAAGGAGCATTTTTGGAACTGATGCAAAAGGATCCCAATTTTTGGTCGAACGAAAAAAAGAAATAGAAACCAGAGTGATCTCACTGCTGCTCAAGCAGCATACTTATTTTCAGGAGCAATTGGATGATGATAGTTTTCAGCATCTCTATTTGCACCGCAAATATTTTCTGGATAAAGACTGGTTTTTGAATGCCTTCGATGAGTGGCATAATCAGGGTATCCAGATTATTGGGTTCAATACTTTGAGAGGAAATAAGCTAAGCCGTTTTAAAGGCAAAATACAAATTGAGGTATTAAGTGGACAAAATTGGTTTAATGCCAATATACAAGTCAAATTTGGTCCTAAAAGTGTTTCGCTGAAGAAACTTGAAAAAGCTGTTCGCAATCGTTCTCAATTTATCAATCTGGATGATGGTACGCTTGGTATTTTACCCGAGGAATGGCTGGAAAAATTTGAGGCCTATTTTAATGCAGCTGAAATCATCGAGGATGAACTTATTCAGATTCCCAAATATAAGTTTAGCGAAATCGACCTGCTTTTTGACAAAAAAGAGCTCGATCAGGAAGTATCAGCCGAGGTTAGCTATTTAAAAAATCAGCTTTCCTCTTTAGCAACATGCCCACCAGTAGAATTACCCGATATTTTTGTTGGAGATTTACGTACCTATCAGTTGCAAGGGCTGCAATGGCTCAACTTTTTGGACCAGTTAAATTTCGGAGCCTGCCTGGCTGATGATATGGGGTTGGGGAAAACTGTCCAAATCCTTGCCTTTCTGGCGACTCAAAAAGCAAAGGGTATATCCGCTCCGACACTGTTGGTTCTTCCGACCACACTGATTTTTAATTGGAAGCATGAAATTCAGCAATTCTTGCCATCTTTTAACATATTGATCCTCGAAGGACCAAACCGAAGCGATATAACTGACCAGTTTGAAGAACTGGATATCGTGCTTATTTCTTACCATAATCTACTGACCGACATCAATAGATTAAAAAAGTTGACATTCAACTATGTCGTACTCGATGAATCTCAACACATAAAAAATCCGGATTCACAACGGTACAAAGCAGTAAATCTATTGCAATCGAGAAACCGTATTATTCTTACAGGAACACCTATCGAGAATAACACAATGGATTTATTTGCACAGCTCTCGTTTACCGTTCCGGGCTTATTGGGCAATAAAAAGTATTTTAAAGACGTCTATACGACACCAATTGATGCTTTTCACGATCGCAAAAGAAAAAGGATACTGAAGGAAAAAATCAAGCCATTTATCCTCAGGAGAACAAAACAGGATGTATTGGATGATCTTCCCGTAAAAAATGAATTGGTACTCTATTGTGAAATGAAAACTGCGCAGCGTCGGATCTACGATCTCTATGAAAAGGAATTCCGTGAGTTTATTTCTGCTAAAGATGGGGATGAAATCAAGAAAAGTCCCATGCATGTTCTTAAAGGTTTGACCAAATTGCGTCAGATCTGCAATTCCAGTAAATTGCTTCAAAGTGAAGACCTGACATCTGCGGAAGATTCGGCAAAGATCGAAATGCTAGTGGAACAAATCCAACACAAAAAAGATCAACATAAAATCATCGTCTTCTCGCAATTTGTCAGCATGTTGCGACTGATTAAAGAAGCATTGGATAAGAATGGAATCCTCTCGCTTACATTGACCGGTCAGTCCAGAAACCGGGGACAGCTGGTCAGCGATTTCCAAACGGATCAAAATATCCATGTTTTTCTCATTAGCCTTAAAGCTGGCGGGACGGGTCTTAATCTCACAGCAGCAGATGTAGTCTATCTGGTCGATCCATGGTGGAATCCAGCCGTTGAACAACAGGCGATCGACCGTATCTATCGTATTGGCCAACGAAAGAATGTTACTGCCGTTCGTCTGATCAGTCCAAATACGGTTGAGGATAAAATTCAGACGCTACAACAGCATAAAAAAGAAATCAGCAGCACCATTCTTGAAGATGGTGGAAGTTTAAACGCTTTCTACCTCGATAAGGAATATCTATTGAAAATATTACGGTAG
- a CDS encoding UvrD-helicase domain-containing protein — MDYLAGLNPSQRGAVEQTEGPVMIVAGAGSGKTRVITYRVAHLIQKGVDPFNILVLTFTNKAAKEMRARIVSVVGSEAKNIWMGTFHSVFAKILRVEAELIGYPRNFTIYDTDDTKSLLRAILKEMNLDDKLYNVNHVYGRISQAKNNLISPQEYNKNEAILAEDISNGRGQLGQIYMTYAQRCYRAGAMDFDDLLFKTNVLLNKHPEVLHKYQHQFRYLMVDEYQDTNFSQYLIVKRLAAVNENICVVGDDAQSIYAFRGANIQNILNFQKDYPDVKIFKLEQNYRSTKMIVNAANSVIANNQNQLEKNVFSDNEEGEKIKVSRAFSDNEEGKIVADQIIEEKSLKGLYYKDFAILYRTNAQSRAMEEALRKINIPYKIYGGTSFYQRKEIKDLIAYFRLTFNPNDEEALKRVINYPRRGIGDTTIEKIMIAADQNQYRIWDVVANAAHFLDGRSATSVGGFAQMVQSFQALAKNSNAFDTAMHIAQHCGILKELYEDKSVEGLARYENIQELLNGIKEFSEREDIEDRGLDIYMQDIALLTNDDNDKDPNADTVSLMTIHSSKGLEFPVVFIVGLEENLFPSQLSLNSRTELEEERRLFYVAVTRAEKKLLLSYATSRYRWGTLNNCEPSRFLDELNPACLALDFKPRQTSASAGSFQGERIAWQQKDSDDTFSKPKPKAMVKTTSILPKAHKPTAGFAPSDTSNLQVGMEVEHERFGFGKVVNLEGNKGDIKATIFFKELGQKQLLLKFAKLRIIQ; from the coding sequence TTGGATTATTTAGCGGGTTTAAACCCTTCACAACGAGGAGCCGTAGAGCAAACAGAAGGCCCTGTCATGATTGTTGCAGGAGCTGGTTCAGGAAAAACACGGGTGATTACTTATCGTGTCGCGCATTTGATTCAAAAAGGCGTTGATCCATTCAATATCTTGGTGTTGACATTTACGAATAAAGCGGCAAAGGAGATGCGCGCGCGTATTGTTTCAGTGGTAGGGAGTGAAGCGAAAAATATTTGGATGGGAACATTCCACTCGGTGTTCGCAAAGATACTTCGCGTAGAAGCTGAACTAATAGGATACCCTAGAAATTTTACCATCTACGATACGGACGATACCAAAAGTCTGCTGCGTGCCATCCTAAAGGAGATGAATCTGGATGACAAATTGTACAACGTCAATCATGTTTATGGCCGGATATCACAAGCCAAGAATAACTTGATATCGCCGCAGGAATACAATAAAAATGAAGCTATATTAGCCGAAGATATTTCGAATGGACGTGGGCAATTGGGACAGATTTACATGACCTATGCACAACGCTGTTATCGCGCAGGTGCCATGGATTTCGATGATCTCCTGTTCAAGACAAATGTTTTATTGAATAAGCATCCAGAGGTATTGCACAAATACCAGCATCAATTCCGTTACCTGATGGTCGATGAGTATCAGGATACTAACTTTTCTCAATATCTAATTGTAAAACGACTGGCCGCAGTCAATGAAAATATCTGTGTTGTTGGTGATGATGCGCAGTCAATATATGCCTTTCGGGGAGCGAATATCCAGAATATTCTGAATTTTCAGAAAGATTATCCGGACGTGAAGATTTTCAAATTGGAGCAGAATTATAGATCCACCAAAATGATTGTCAATGCGGCAAACTCGGTGATCGCCAATAATCAGAACCAGCTGGAAAAGAATGTTTTTTCGGATAATGAAGAAGGAGAAAAAATAAAAGTTTCACGTGCTTTTTCCGATAATGAAGAAGGGAAGATCGTTGCGGACCAGATTATTGAGGAAAAATCGTTAAAGGGGCTCTATTACAAAGATTTTGCGATTCTTTATCGTACCAATGCCCAATCACGTGCGATGGAGGAAGCACTGCGTAAGATCAATATACCTTATAAGATCTATGGTGGCACATCCTTTTACCAACGTAAGGAAATTAAAGATCTGATCGCTTATTTCCGTCTTACCTTCAATCCTAATGATGAGGAAGCATTGAAACGTGTCATCAATTACCCACGGCGGGGAATCGGAGATACAACCATAGAAAAGATTATGATTGCTGCAGATCAAAATCAATATCGTATTTGGGATGTTGTTGCCAATGCGGCTCATTTCCTGGATGGTCGTAGTGCGACCTCAGTAGGTGGTTTTGCGCAGATGGTACAGAGTTTTCAGGCTTTGGCTAAAAATAGCAACGCATTTGATACCGCCATGCATATTGCACAGCATTGTGGTATCTTGAAAGAACTTTACGAGGATAAGTCGGTAGAAGGGTTGGCACGTTATGAAAATATTCAGGAGCTACTCAATGGTATCAAAGAGTTTTCTGAAAGGGAAGATATTGAAGACCGTGGTCTCGACATCTATATGCAGGATATCGCGTTATTGACCAATGACGACAACGATAAAGACCCAAATGCGGATACAGTTTCTTTGATGACAATACACTCTTCTAAAGGACTAGAATTTCCCGTTGTTTTTATCGTAGGTCTAGAAGAAAACTTGTTTCCGTCTCAGTTGTCATTGAATTCCAGGACAGAATTAGAGGAAGAACGAAGACTTTTTTACGTTGCTGTTACGAGAGCTGAAAAAAAATTACTACTTTCGTATGCTACTTCGCGATATCGTTGGGGAACGTTGAATAATTGCGAACCCAGTCGTTTTTTGGATGAATTGAATCCTGCTTGTCTTGCACTGGATTTTAAACCACGACAAACTTCCGCCTCAGCCGGCAGTTTTCAAGGCGAACGAATTGCATGGCAACAAAAGGACAGTGATGATACGTTTTCTAAACCTAAGCCTAAAGCAATGGTTAAAACAACGTCTATACTGCCAAAAGCCCACAAACCTACTGCGGGTTTTGCTCCTTCTGACACATCAAATCTTCAGGTCGGCATGGAAGTTGAACATGAACGTTTTGGATTTGGTAAAGTTGTCAATCTCGAAGGAAACAAAGGAGATATAAAAGCAACTATTTTCTTTAAAGAGTTGGGACAGAAACAATTGTTGCTTAAATTTGCAAAACTTAGAATAATTCAATAA